One genomic region from Verrucomicrobiota bacterium encodes:
- a CDS encoding purine-nucleoside phosphorylase, protein MNDSVAKTAAQLRRRLPGAAPELAIVLGSGHNGVQSRLKVTAEIRYGDLSGFPAPRVPGHAGKLLFGRMNGVPVLLLCGRGHFYEGFSMAEIGFPIRVLAHAGIRTVILTNAAGAINPRFRVGDFMCLSDHINFMGANPLRGESGRAVASFLDLSGVYDPGLVRLLQAAARNVRVRLHRGVYVAVAGPSYETPAEIRAFARLGADAVGMSTVPEAIVARDCGLRVAAISSITNLAAGRNGRQIDHAEVLAMGAKAQARMSDLLGRFVELHSRAAKAPILTGAN, encoded by the coding sequence ATGAATGACTCTGTCGCAAAGACAGCCGCTCAACTGCGCCGGCGCTTGCCTGGGGCCGCGCCGGAACTGGCCATCGTCCTGGGCAGCGGCCACAACGGAGTTCAGAGCCGGCTCAAGGTTACCGCCGAAATTCGTTACGGAGACTTGAGTGGATTTCCCGCCCCGCGGGTTCCAGGGCACGCCGGCAAATTGCTGTTTGGGCGAATGAACGGCGTGCCGGTGCTTCTGTTGTGCGGCCGAGGTCATTTCTACGAAGGCTTCTCCATGGCGGAGATTGGCTTTCCGATCCGAGTCCTGGCGCACGCGGGAATTCGCACCGTGATCCTCACCAACGCGGCCGGGGCGATTAATCCTCGGTTCCGTGTCGGCGATTTCATGTGCTTGAGCGATCACATCAATTTCATGGGAGCGAACCCGCTTCGGGGAGAATCCGGCCGGGCCGTTGCGTCCTTCCTGGATTTGAGCGGAGTGTATGATCCGGGACTGGTTCGCTTGCTGCAAGCTGCCGCGAGAAATGTCCGCGTCCGCTTACACCGCGGCGTTTATGTCGCCGTTGCGGGTCCGTCTTATGAAACGCCGGCGGAGATCAGGGCCTTCGCCAGGCTGGGCGCCGACGCCGTTGGCATGAGCACGGTGCCGGAGGCGATCGTCGCGCGCGACTGCGGCTTGCGCGTCGCGGCGATCTCATCCATTACGAATCTCGCCGCGGGCAGAAACGGGCGGCAGATTGATCACGCGGAGGTCTTGGCGATGGGCGCCAAAGCGCAAGCGCGAATGTCCGATTTGCTGGGCCGGTTCGTCGAACTGCACTCGCGTGCGGCGAAGGCGCCCATCCTA